In one Shewanella loihica PV-4 genomic region, the following are encoded:
- the rnc gene encoding ribonuclease III — translation MEPIKNLPRLGRILGYQFQQIALLEQALTHRSAASKHNERLEFLGDSILSIVISDALYHQFPKATEGDLSRMRATLVCGKMLAEIAKEFKLGDYLKLGPGELKSGGFRRESILADAMEAIIGAIYLDADIETCRTLVLNWYKSRLAVIEPVNQKDPKTLLQEHLQGFKQPLPVYTVVNISGEAHAQTFTVECKVEQLKEAVIGVANSRRKAEQIAAAEVLERIKK, via the coding sequence ATGGAACCCATTAAGAATCTACCGCGTTTGGGTAGAATATTAGGTTATCAATTTCAGCAGATCGCGCTGCTGGAGCAGGCGTTAACTCACCGCAGTGCGGCGAGCAAGCATAACGAAAGACTGGAGTTTTTAGGCGACTCTATTCTCTCTATCGTCATCTCTGACGCCTTGTATCATCAGTTTCCCAAGGCGACCGAGGGTGACCTGAGCCGGATGCGCGCCACACTAGTGTGCGGCAAGATGCTAGCCGAGATCGCCAAGGAGTTTAAGCTTGGCGATTATCTTAAGCTGGGCCCTGGTGAGCTCAAGAGCGGTGGTTTTCGCCGCGAGTCTATCCTGGCCGACGCCATGGAGGCGATCATAGGCGCCATCTATCTGGACGCCGATATCGAGACCTGTCGCACTTTAGTACTAAACTGGTATAAGAGCCGTCTTGCGGTGATCGAGCCGGTCAATCAGAAAGATCCCAAGACCCTGCTGCAGGAGCACCTGCAGGGATTTAAGCAGCCGCTCCCTGTCTATACAGTGGTGAACATCAGCGGCGAAGCCCATGCGCAAACCTTCACCGTGGAGTGTAAGGTGGAGCAGCTAAAAGAAGCCGTTATCGGCGTGGCCAATTCCCGCAGAAAGGCGGAGCAGATTGCCGCAGCAGAAGTGTTGGAGCGTATTAAGAAATGA